From Tachyglossus aculeatus isolate mTacAcu1 chromosome 12 unlocalized genomic scaffold, mTacAcu1.pri SUPER_6_unloc_1, whole genome shotgun sequence, the proteins below share one genomic window:
- the LOC119920823 gene encoding taste receptor type 2 member 41-like, whose translation MLFVWTLLNLFSFWFAAGLSVFYCMKIATFAHPLFLWLQQKTFGAEHTLFGCSLNLLTCAELREPKGSGTGAGDMAAPLMVFFFSLYLLEMLVGILGDGFIVGLLGSKLVRRRKLPPCDMIVASLGASRFLLLWISMLIGISFMVFPKSYSSSILFSFFRSIWILLTSVSFWFAAKLSLFYCVKIATFTHPLFFWLKQKILCLVPRLLMGSMLASCVSALPLIIHCDTNATWRNGSGNDTEAKEQIFSLYYVLPMMFIMLGVPFLLLFTSSVLLTISLRRHLRAIQHHGPGLQDCSTKAHTRTLAVLASFLFLYVWHFVSLICIATVIAERNMSWVLLTQMVTFLGLMCHPFLLIWSNPKMRGVLERGLQRVLTFLTIRGENFLIALVPSPATQQAKV comes from the exons ATGTTGTTTGTCTGGACACTTTTGAACTTGTTCTCCTTCTGGTTTGCGGCTGGGCTCAGCGTCTTCTACTGCATGAAGATCGCCACCTTCGCCCACCCACTCTTCCTCTGGCTGCAGCAAAAGACCTTCGGGGCTG AACACACCCTGTTTGGCTGCTCATTAAATCTGCTCACTTGTGCGGAGCTCAGGGAGCCGAAGGGGAGCGGGACTGGTGCCGGGGATATGGCGGCCCCACTGATGGTCTTCTTTTTCAGCCTTTACCTGCTGGAGATGTTGGTGGGGATCCTGGGAGACGGATTCATCGTGGGGCTGTTGGGCAGCAAGTTGGTCCGACGCAGGAAGCTGCCTCCGTGCGACATGATCGTGGCCAGTCTGGGAGCCTCCAGGTTCCTTCTGCTGTGGATATCAATGCTGATAGGAATCTCGTTCATGGTCTTCCCCAAATCTTATTCCTCctccattctcttttccttcttcaggTCCATATGGATCCTTCTGACCTCTGTCTCCTTCTGGTTTGCTGCCAAACTCAGCCTCTTCTACTGCGTCAAAATCGCCACCTTCACCCACCCCCTCTTCTTCTGGCTGAAGCAAAAGATATTGTGTTTGGTGCCCAGGCTCCTAATGGGCTCCATGTTGGCTTCCTGTGTCTCTGCTCTCCCCTTAATCATCCACTGTGACACTAATGCCACTTGGAGGAATGGCTCAGGGAACGACACTGAGGCTAAAGAGCAGATCTTCTCTTTATACTATGTCCTGCCTATGATGTTTATCATGCTGGGTGTCCCATTCCTCCTGCTCTTCACTTCCTCCGTCCTGCTGACCATCTCCCTCCGGAGACACCTGCGAGCCATCCAGCACCACGGCCCCGGCTTGCAGGACTGCAGCACCAAGGCTCACACCCGCACACTCGCAGTGttggcctccttcctcttcctctacgTTTGGCACTTCGTCTCTCTGATCTGCATCGCGACTGTAATCGCTGAGAGGAACATGTCCTGGGTGTTGCTAACCCAGATGGTGACTTTCTTGGGGCTGATGTGCCACCCGTTCCTGCTGATCTGGAGCAACCCCAAAATGCGGGGAGTCTTGGAGAGAGGGCTGCAGCGAGTCCTGACCTTTCTGACCATAC GTGGTGAAAATTTCCTCATCGCCCTCGTTCCCTCTCCAGCAACTCAGCAAGCCAAggtttag